TTAACAAGTTTATTACCACAgaaacaaatatgatagtgtcaggaatggggccctgatatcactaccttacagtcATGTTATGACAAATGATTctataaaatatgaataatatagatatatacgcTAATTATAACATATTACAACAGTACTAATATACATGGGTATATGAAAGCATAAACATTCTATTACAAATGGGGTTAACAGTGCAaacttgaaataaaagaaaaaggtttaaagaatggaagaaaggaaaaacGAGGTAGAAAAAGGACGAAATAGAATGACCTTAGATATAGAAGTTAGTGCATTTTGTGTTGTCAGAAATTCATCTAGAACATTATACTGACATGCCTTGTTTCTTGGAATTTGGACCAAGGATTGGCAAAGATGAATTAAAACTTATCTAATACAAAACATAACATGGTTGTTCTTTTTATTTGCAGCCACAAAGGTAGACATCTAGCAAAGCACTACACAGTACAGCTCATCACAGCACAGCTCatcacagcacagcacagcacaacaCAGTACAGTTCatcacagcacagcacagcaatACATAGTACAGCTCATCACAGCTCATCACAGCACAGTACAGCTCACCACAGCACAGTACAGCTCATCATAGCACAGCACTACATAGCACAGCACAAGACAAGGCAGTACAGTTCACAACAGCACAGCGCAGCTCATCATATCACAACACAGCACATGCTATTAATAGTACAGTAAAGAATAATACAGTATGGGACTGTAAATATTCAAATACCAATGGCTGTCTTTCACCAGGTAATGGTAAGTTTGTGCTAATATCTTTTTACTGTTTGGTTAAGTCTGAGCTATCACTAGACCTAGTCACTGCTGTATTATCTGCAGGTAAGGGTACTTCACTAGTGACCGATTTAGTGCAGCACGTGCAGCACGTGCACAGCACATTTTCACGCAgactttctttaaatttatttgcgAAGAATGACATGAACAGGAACAACCCAATTGACCCCAGAAATACCGAAAACGCATAAGCAAAGCCAATGAAACCGGTCGCTTCGTACGCATAACCAAATACCCATGCTGCACCAGTGATGGTCGACAGGTTGACACACATAATCATGCTCACCTTATTGTTGGACGTGCTCTTCAGTTTGGGCAGTCTGCAGATCGTGATGATGGTGTAGATAAATAACACGATATTGGCGCACACTAAGATACCAACGGGAATAGCTAAGCCGTATACGCGAGAACTAGCGTTGGACAAGTAACAGATACCATGACCGTAACCTGAGAAACCAGACATAAAGTAATTGGAAAGAGCTGTTATGGTGACAATAATACTAGGAGAGATGAAACTATAGAGACACAGAAAGGAGAAAACTTTCAAATCTGACTGTGCTCGAGAATGAAaaggaaaacatattttataaaatagattAACTGTACATGCATTCATCCAAAACACCGACGACAACCAGAAGTAATGTACAACGATTCCAATTATTTGACAAATTAAGGGTAGTTGAATTAGCTCGGCGCCAAATTCATACAATGTCTGAGCTGCTATAAGATTCAAAGCTAAACAAATGTTGTTTCTGCTTACATCTGTTCTCAGATCAGGTATGACAATATACACCATCACAGAAATAATCAAAAAGGCTAAAGAAATACTCGTGCAAATCATGGACAGTAAACCACTAATCGTCGAAGATATGTTGGGAGGCAGCACAGTCTGATTCCTCTGGAAGTCGAACAGACATGCTTTTACTGTTCCGCTGTCAGTGAGTTGATATTCGCTCTGTGTCAGTGTTCTATTTGTTGCCTCAATCACAATGATGCTAGAATTGTCTTCCACTGAGTACTCTGTCGAGTTGAGTTCAACTTGTGCACACCACAGCATGTCATTGACCATCAGATCAGCGTAGTGTCTGATGAAGTCGGGCTGTCCATCTTCCATGGAGCCAAATAGCATTAACCGTCCATTGCACATTACGAAATTAATAACAGAAGCAGAGTACCACGTGGAACACGTATTGTCATTGATGGAAAATTCGACAGTTTGATTATCAACGAAGTATACTTCTGAAAACAAGTTTTTGCGGAAGTAATCTGACAGGTTCTTTTCCAGATCATCCCTGAGAGCGTTAGAAGAGTATACACGAAGCTGCATCGTGTAAGCTACAGTCACTGTGTCGTTAATGCATTCAATGTGGACAGCGTGTGCCTTCTTAATGGCGTAGGACAAATTGAATCTGGATATGATATCTCTCTTCAGTTCATCAATGGCCCGGAATATGTACGGTGTTATCTTGCTTGTCTTCGACAGAGGTATTTGCATTGTTACGTCCATGCATATGATGTAATAACCATAAATGAAGTCCGCAATAAGACTTTTGCATTCCTCGTCTTTGAATACTTTACCTAATGGGCACAGGATCTGGCGACAGATACTCTACAAGCAAACACAGAACATTGTCATCACAAATAGTCTTGAAGAATATATAATCTGATTAATAACTGAACATACAAATctgaatatacaaacaaatgtaCACACAacgtttgatatttttaaattaaatataacatttggaAATATGGTTTGGCTATGGTATTGATTAACAAGGTATGGTATGGAATATTTCGTTAAATCAGCTGACCCTGTTAACGTACACAGTATTAGTATCTTTCTGCATAATCTAATATTTTGTCAATTCCAAAAACGAAAGGTGCTTTGAAAATTAGCGCAGCGAGTTTCAACTTACAATTGTAACTTTAATGGCATGCACCAAAGGCTGTATCGTATCTTGCAATAACGCACACATTTCGAACGATTGTCCAAGTAGaagaaaaattataattaaaaataaatttattaataaaggcACAATGCAGGAATCGATTGCAACATTAAATTAGTTAACCTTCTATAACATTTCGTTCCTGTTCTTTCAACTTGTACAGTGTAATAAATCAGTTGTGAAACAAATCGTAAAAGTTGAATACACATCTTTTCACGATCCCAACATTAAAACCCTACACTATCTTACCAATATGATGAAACTGTATGAACAATATCTCTGCATCATTAGAGATGGATATTTGTCATGTGAATATAAATATGGTGAAgtcaaaaataatatcaaaataGAACATTGACAACTCGACATTATAAACTAATTACCAATTTtacttattaaaattaataataattaatgtatgtaCTTACATTATATGAGTCAAAAAAATGTTCGTTTGGACATTCTTGTTGAGATTCCATTTTAGGGATGTCACTGTCGTCAAAATCAAGAAGTGCTGTCAGAGGAAGTCCGGCTGGATCCTTTCCCAACGTCTCGATCATAAGCCAAGACCATATATTGTCAGTGTTACACACATAACAAAATATGTTCTTGTAATCTCCTCTCTTTACGGGCTCGAAGAACCGACTGCACGCTGTGTTGACCTTCTCATCATGGTACAACCACCTGCCCGTCAAGTTACACTTGTCAATCGGACTTTCGGAATGATACGAGCATTCTCGAGGTCCAGCAATCCCTTCTGGTTCCACAGTAATATCGCAATCGGAGCTCTCCATTGCCCTTTGATAAATCtgcaaaagatcttttgctgtgGCAAATACACTATAGTTATCGCAGTCGACATACATTTTCCATAGCTTGTATGTAGATACACCATTGCATTCTGCACAGTATTtgtttctgtatgtcatattgGTTTCTAAGTCCGTTACTGGAATTGCTGTCATCGCTGATGACGTACTGTTTGACAAACAGCTTATCTCAAGCTTAACGTCAAGCGCTGGCTGCGGGCAGGATCTAACCATATAATAGAATGGTTTAGTTAAAGACTTCGATGTGTGACTAACACACTCCGCATTCAGTGTTGAAGCTCTTGTCCTGTTCTCGCTGACATATTTATCCAAGCAACAGTCCCCGTACATGTAACACTGGCTGTCACAATAGCACAGCGCACACATGTTGTTCGGAGATTTTTCATAAACAATTgactcaacactgcagcctctTCTGCAATACGTATCAATGATGATCAGTATCTGTGACATTAGATCAAGGTGCGCATCCTCTTCAGACAAGTAATCAAAtggagatttttttaaaaagacagaGACAAATTTCTGTGTCGTTAGTATGGACTCGGTTGTCGTGTTTGGCGTACCCGTGACCAGGTTTGTAACAGCAAAGACCAATATGTACGTGAATGCTCGCTTAAAAGACAACATCATAAGTTGTGGTGCTGAGAGTTTGTATGTTGTTGTCTATCGAATAGCtgatttaacttttttttctaaagTCCGGTTAATCTTTGGTGCCaacatatttttcttttgaaaaca
The sequence above is drawn from the Gigantopelta aegis isolate Gae_Host chromosome 6, Gae_host_genome, whole genome shotgun sequence genome and encodes:
- the LOC121374431 gene encoding uncharacterized protein LOC121374431, translated to MESSDCDITVEPEGIAGPRECSYHSESPIDKCNLTGRWLYHDEKVNTACSRFFEPVKRGDYKNIFCYVCNTDNIWSWLMIETLGKDPAGLPLTALLDFDDSDIPKMESQQECPNEHFFDSYNSICRQILCPLGKVFKDEECKSLIADFIYGYYIICMDVTMQIPLSKTSKITPYIFRAIDELKRDIISRFNLSYAIKKAHAVHIECINDTVTVAYTMQLRVYSSNALRDDLEKNLSDYFRKNLFSEVYFVDNQTVEFSINDNTCSTWYSASVINFVMCNGRLMLFGSMEDGQPDFIRHYADLMVNDMLWCAQVELNSTEYSVEDNSSIIVIEATNRTLTQSEYQLTDSGTVKACLFDFQRNQTVLPPNISSTISGLLSMICTSISLAFLIISVMVYIVIPDLRTDVSRNNICLALNLIAAQTFFISPSIIVTITALSNYFMSGFSGYGHGICYLSNASSRVYGLAIPVGILVCANIVLFIYTIITICRLPKLKSTSNNKVSMIMCVNLSTITGAAWVFGYAYEATGFIGFAYAFSVFLGSIGLFLFMSFFANKFKESLRENVLCTCCTCCTKSVTSEVPLPADNTAVTRSSDSSDLTKQ